The Drosophila sechellia strain sech25 chromosome 2L, ASM438219v1, whole genome shotgun sequence region ATATAGGAACCTTCAATGCAACACTAATGTTAGTTTGATTGCTTGCTAAGATACATTTTCGAACCATTTTTGCAAGTGTACTAAATATGCTTACCCTTTTTCCATCCATTTGCAGGAGTCTCGGCGGAGCTTTACTACGTGCGGGAGGGCGCCATTAACGACTACGCCTTGAACTTCGCCGTGCCCGTGCCGGCGAACATCAGTGACGTGACCTTCACGTGGCAGTCCCTGGTGGACCATCCGCTGCCTTACAGCATCAACATCGCCACATCGGACACGGAGGTGTTGCCGCGTCCCATTCTGAACATATCCCGGATCGGTGATGTGCCCATGGAGCCGCAGACATGGGGCATTGCGCTCAAGTGCTCGGGCACCAGGAATGCCGAGGTTACGGTCACCATAAATGTGGAGGTGATCCTGGATCGGGCGACCAACAACAATACGAATCTAATCTTCAAGAGGAAGAAGATCTGCTTGAGGGAGGAACAGGACAGTGCGCACGAGGAGtacgacgacgacgacttGGACTTGCTGCAAACGGCGCGTAAGGGACATGGCGGAGATATTCACTATGTGGATCGCAACGATGAGCATGTGGTCGCCAATGGACACCAGGCACCGGAGAAGCAACGACCGGTGGTCACAGAGTCGCCAGTGGGCCGTGGAAACTCGGGTGGATCGAAGCGCGACTTTGACCCGATGCTGAGGGAGAACCTGGTGCCACCGGCCAGTGGCCTGGTCACCCTAATTGTGGGTGGCATCCTGGCCCTGGTGCTCGTTTCCACCCTCATCCTGATAGCCTACTGTGCCAAGGGCCCCTCCAAGCGACATCCCTCGAACGGAGTGCATCTCATTAAGACCTCGAGCTTCCAGAGACTGCCCACCATATCGTCGACTGCCCACAACTCGATCTACGTCTGCCCATCGACCATCACTCCCACATATGCTACGCTGACGCGGCCCTTTCGCGAATATGAGCATGAGCCTGAGGAGTTCAACCGCCGTCTCCAAGAGCTGACAGTCCAGAAGTGCCGCGTCCGGCTCTCCTGCCTCGTCCAGGAGGGAAACTTTGGGCGAATCTATCGCGGCACTTATAACGATTGCCAGGAGGTATTGGTCAAGACTGTGGCTCAGCACGCCAGCCAGCTGCAAGTGAATCTGCTGCTCCAGGAGTCCATGATGCTGTACGAGGCCTCGCATCCGAATGTCCTCTCCGTTCTGGGCATCTCCATCGAGGACTATGCCACGCCCTTTGTGCTCTATGCCGCCACCGGTAGTGTGAGGAATCTGAAGAGCTTCCTGCAGGATCCGTCGTACGCCAGGAGCGTCACCACCATCCAGACGGTGCTCATGGGCTCACAACTGGCCATGGCCATGGAGCATCTGCACAACCACGGCGTCATCCACAAGGACATTGCGGCCAGAAACTGTGTGTAAGTATTCCCTTCGGTGTTGGGGttgcaaatgaaaaatgaGGTGGATTTAGAGGGAATATTACAGAAGGATTAAGgtcaaatgaaaataaattgacCTAATTACTCACCGgcttattatatatttaatattataatttaattcgCATTCCTTTTCATCCTCAGTATTGATGATCAACTTCGAGTTAAGCTCACTGACAGTGCTTTGAGTCGCGATCTCTTCCCGGGTGACTACAATTCTCTGGGCGATGGCGAGTACCGACCCATCAAGTGGCTGTCCTTGGAGGCCCTGCAGAAGTCCCATTACAACGAGGGCAGTGATGTTTGGTCCTTCGGCGTTCTCATGTGGGAAATGTGCACTCTGGGTAAACTGCCCTACGCTGAAATCGATCCCTATGAGATGGAGCACTATCTCAAGGATGGATACAGACTGGCCCAGCCATTCAACTGTCCCGATGAGCTGTAAGTATTTCTCCCTGTACatagtttatatattattttgatGAGTTGTTATGATTAACgtagtttgtttcttaaactAATGCAATGGTTTGCCATCTTTGTCACTTGCAGCTTCACCATTATGGCCTATTGTTGGGCCTCCATGCCAGCTGAGCGACCTTCGTTCAGCCAGCTGCAGATCTGCCTATCGGAGTTCCATACCCAGATTACCAGATATGTTTAACCAGCGGTGCTGAAGCATGCCAAGACCTGTAAATATAACAAGAGGCGACGTCGCAAGATTTTCCAGCAGACCACGTCGTCCACTCTGTTCCCAAAGACATATTAAATGGTAGCGCCTAAAAACTGGGGTACGTAGCAGCTCCCCAGGCATAAATGTACGAACGACTTATGAGAAGATGTGGAGGGTGGACGGTGGAGGGTTA contains the following coding sequences:
- the LOC6614662 gene encoding tyrosine-protein kinase Drl, with the translated sequence MAPNLLTIGLLLTLIASGQAHLNIFLNLHEVLRLIGVSAELYYVREGAINDYALNFAVPVPANISDVTFTWQSLVDHPLPYSINIATSDTEVLPRPILNISRIGDVPMEPQTWGIALKCSGTRNAEVTVTINVEVILDRATNNNTNLIFKRKKICLREEQDSAHEEYDDDDLDLLQTARKGHGGDIHYVDRNDEHVVANGHQAPEKQRPVVTESPVGRGNSGGSKRDFDPMLRENLVPPASGLVTLIVGGILALVLVSTLILIAYCAKGPSKRHPSNGVHLIKTSSFQRLPTISSTAHNSIYVCPSTITPTYATLTRPFREYEHEPEEFNRRLQELTVQKCRVRLSCLVQEGNFGRIYRGTYNDCQEVLVKTVAQHASQLQVNLLLQESMMLYEASHPNVLSVLGISIEDYATPFVLYAATGSVRNLKSFLQDPSYARSVTTIQTVLMGSQLAMAMEHLHNHGVIHKDIAARNCVIDDQLRVKLTDSALSRDLFPGDYNSLGDGEYRPIKWLSLEALQKSHYNEGSDVWSFGVLMWEMCTLGKLPYAEIDPYEMEHYLKDGYRLAQPFNCPDELFTIMAYCWASMPAERPSFSQLQICLSEFHTQITRYV